The Chryseobacterium phocaeense genome includes the window GCCCTGTTTTCAGCACTCAAACTAATCATAAATTCGCCATCCATTTTCCCTACTGCACTGCGATAGGTGTAGCCGTTCAAGGTTACTTTCACAAGTGGCTTTTTGCCACCGTTTAGTTGTTCGAGGATATTTTCAGAAATTTTAATACCTGTGGTATTTCCCCTTTGAACAATTGTTGTGTTGTATTTTACCTGCATAATCTCTAATTAATTGATTTATAACAAAATATTCTATGATAATGATTTTACTTTCTTTCCGGAGCCACTTCGGGTATACCTGATCCACATTTCTGCAATACCTGTGTTTAAGATAAAAGCTATCCAAAATGATATCCCGAAAAAAGTATGGAATGGAATATCGGTAAAGCTAAAGAACAGTCCGGTCAACGGTCGTATGGTAGCTACTGCCAAGCCTATACTGTATGCCCTTATCATCCATTCTCTATGCAATATGAACTGCTTTCTCCTAATACACCAATAGGCTTTTAGGAGGGCATATAGGAAAAACAAGCCGAAAACTATGGATGCTGATGCTTCCGCCATACCCCCAAAACCTAACTTTATTCCCATTGTTATTCCGGTAATTCCTATTACCAACCCCAAGACGATATATATCCTGCCATTCCATCGATGAACGTGAATAAGGCGATTTCTCATTGGGCGTATGAACTGCCAAGCACCCGAAAGCATAAAGAAACATCCCGGCAGGATATGCAGGAACGTTAAAACTGGGTTTTGCACATATCCGATATCAATGGTGTCGACAGCAGGGATTTCGCCGTAATTTAAGGAATGTGTTACCCTGGCCAATCGTATGCAGGAAGAAACCAATAACGTCACAACCATTATAAAAACGCCTGCCCATAGAATAGCTCTGTAAAATGCTATTCGTTTCATTGTTTCTGATGCTTAATAGGGTTGGTTCTTAATTCAATAACGATGTTCTGAATACAAAGCCTTCGTCTATTCTTAATTTGAAGACTATTTGGTGCTACCATCAGTCAATAATAAGGTTATGCCCTTGCTCTTTCAGCCTGCGAAGACCATCTTGCATAGCTTGAATTTCCTCTGCTGAATGAGGTTGCCAAGTTCCCAATTCTCCAATGACTTTAAAAGGTTTCGAAGATCTGTACGACATCGTAGGGTTGCCTGGCATTTTTTTATCCGTAACATTTGGGTCATTTTCAATTTCTCCGGTAGCTTCGACTAAGTAAATCCGCTGTTGCGCATCGCCTAAAGCCAACTCTGCACCCCATATTGCTGCCGTCAATGTAGATGCCACATATACGTGGTTCAATTTTCTATTTTCCATATAATTGCATTGATGCCCCGGATAAATATGATCGCCAATTTTTAAGTCGGCTTTAGTTCCGTGGAAGAACGTTTGTGCAAATGGATTATGCTTAGGGTTTTCGGGCACTAATTTATTTTCAATATGCTCCATACATTTTTGTTTTGTTTTCAAAATTTCATTCGTTTTCTATGCGCTTATTCAAAAAATATCAAAGCAATTAATCTTTAATTAGATACCGAAATAAATCAGTCCGCTTAATATCAGGAACAATGCCCATTGGCACAGTTTCAGAAATTTTTGGGGCAATGTGCCTGACAATGCTATCACGATAAAGAAAATGACCGCATACAGCAGAAAATAGAGGCTCATAATCTGCAAGAGAATTGTTCGATGCGGATCTAATAGGTCTGTGAAATTTATTAACGTAAGTCCGGCAGTAATCATCAGCATATCCACTGAAACAACGTGGAATGCACCTCTTGCCATGATCCAGTTTTCAAATTTCTTGTGCTCGGAATTATCCGGCTCAATCAATTTAATATCTTTATCTCCCCAAAATATATGGAAAATTACTGATGCCAAAACTACTACATTGGCTATAATCAAAAGAGTGTTCATTTCAAATCTATTCCAAAATTAATAAATGTGTTGTTGCAGCTGCTGCTATGTCATGTAGTGAATGAATTTATATTGCAAATTAATTACAAGTCTTTAGGAATTCATTGTAAAAAACGGACAATGTTGTTTTAAAATCAAATTGATTTTCTCATCAAATCATTAATTTTTCTTCCTCAGTATGGTTAATCTTTCTCTTCAAAACATACCCTTTTAGTCAGACAAGTATTGGAAGATATGATGTATGACGACTTTTATCTATTGTATGGAATTTATACATCTAGCCACTTGATAATCTTGATGATTGCTAGACGAATAATTCGCTAATAACCTATTCTATTCTCTCACAACTATATCCCAACTCAATCATGTATTTAATTACATTGTCTGCTTCAATCTCAAATTGGTTAGCTTCAATTCTAAGGATATTGTCCGTATCTTCAAGGT containing:
- a CDS encoding DUF2306 domain-containing protein, whose product is MKRIAFYRAILWAGVFIMVVTLLVSSCIRLARVTHSLNYGEIPAVDTIDIGYVQNPVLTFLHILPGCFFMLSGAWQFIRPMRNRLIHVHRWNGRIYIVLGLVIGITGITMGIKLGFGGMAEASASIVFGLFFLYALLKAYWCIRRKQFILHREWMIRAYSIGLAVATIRPLTGLFFSFTDIPFHTFFGISFWIAFILNTGIAEMWIRYTRSGSGKKVKSLS
- the arr gene encoding NAD(+)--rifampin ADP-ribosyltransferase, with amino-acid sequence MEHIENKLVPENPKHNPFAQTFFHGTKADLKIGDHIYPGHQCNYMENRKLNHVYVASTLTAAIWGAELALGDAQQRIYLVEATGEIENDPNVTDKKMPGNPTMSYRSSKPFKVIGELGTWQPHSAEEIQAMQDGLRRLKEQGHNLIID
- a CDS encoding methyltransferase type 11; protein product: MKTVEIFKTNVLNGKEAGNIITFLITVYPEFIINFDLEDTDNILRIEANQFEIEADNVIKYMIELGYSCERIE